From one Lysinibacillus sp. G4S2 genomic stretch:
- the pepT gene encoding peptidase T produces MKEQVIERLIRYAKIDTQSDFTSETTPSTQKQFDLLHVLKDELAAIGLTDITLDENGYLFATLEANTDKNVPTIGFLAHVDTTTDFTGTNVNPQRIDNYDGGDIQLNENLAMSPTDFPELKNYVGQTLITTDGTTLLGADDKAGIAEIMTAMEYLVNNPSIKHGKLRVAFTPDEEIGRGPHKFDVAAFGAEYAYTMDGGPLGELQYESFNAAGVKVVTTGTSVHPGSAKNKMVNAITMAIAFQNEMPTDAVPEKTDGYEGFIHLMGFKGAIEHTELSYIVRDHDRQKFEAKKQLMLDAAAKIKAQYGEDALSITIEDQYYNMGEKIEPVKEIVDIARIAMEKLDITPITLPIRGGTDGSQLSYMGLPTPNIFAGGENMHGKFEYVSAETMEKATQVIIEIVQLFEEQAK; encoded by the coding sequence ATGAAAGAACAAGTAATCGAGCGTTTAATTCGTTATGCAAAAATTGATACACAATCTGATTTCACAAGCGAAACAACTCCTTCAACACAAAAACAATTTGACTTATTGCATGTACTAAAAGATGAACTTGCTGCAATAGGCTTAACTGACATTACATTAGATGAAAATGGTTATTTATTTGCAACACTAGAAGCAAATACAGATAAAAATGTGCCTACTATTGGTTTTTTAGCGCATGTCGACACTACAACAGATTTTACTGGCACAAACGTGAATCCACAGCGCATTGACAATTATGATGGTGGAGATATTCAGCTAAACGAAAATCTAGCGATGTCGCCAACAGATTTTCCTGAGCTAAAAAATTATGTAGGTCAAACGTTAATTACAACGGATGGTACGACATTATTAGGCGCTGACGATAAAGCTGGTATCGCTGAAATTATGACTGCCATGGAATACTTAGTAAATAATCCTTCGATTAAACATGGTAAATTACGTGTAGCCTTTACGCCTGATGAAGAAATCGGCCGCGGCCCTCACAAATTTGATGTAGCTGCATTTGGAGCCGAATATGCTTATACGATGGATGGCGGACCTCTTGGCGAGCTACAATACGAAAGCTTTAATGCAGCAGGTGTAAAAGTCGTGACAACAGGTACGAGTGTACACCCTGGTTCTGCAAAAAATAAAATGGTCAATGCGATTACAATGGCGATCGCCTTCCAAAATGAAATGCCTACTGATGCAGTACCAGAAAAAACAGATGGCTATGAGGGCTTCATTCACTTAATGGGCTTTAAAGGTGCTATCGAGCATACTGAGCTTTCCTATATCGTTCGTGACCACGACCGTCAAAAATTCGAGGCGAAAAAACAATTAATGCTTGATGCTGCGGCAAAAATTAAAGCTCAATATGGTGAAGATGCTTTAAGCATTACAATTGAAGATCAATACTATAATATGGGCGAAAAAATTGAGCCTGTAAAAGAAATCGTTGACATTGCACGCATAGCAATGGAAAAGTTAGATATTACTCCAATTACATTACCAATCCGTGGCGGTACTGATGGTTCACAGCTTTCTTACATGGGCTTACCAACACCAAATATTTTTGCAGGTGGCGAAAATATGCACGGTAAATTCGAATATGTATCTGCGGAAACAATGGAAAAAGCAACACAAGTTATTATTGAAATCGTACAGCTATTTGAAGAACAAGCAAAATAG
- a CDS encoding lysoplasmalogenase — protein MSKKILIPFIILFGLYYIFFFSHIAESLKLVFKVIPMLLIIILAATPKNLGIKKYQLLIVIGLVFCMVGDYTLQWFLVGLTSFLIGHIFYILAFSSTNERQVPTWAKIVLLVYGGSMAVWIVGTVFSSGEVVLGFAVIAYISVILTMGWTAIRTGSTLATIGAMLFIASDSYLAIDKFVMPLPFSHEFIMLTYYSAQILIALSILQYSEIRSKVLQ, from the coding sequence TTGTCTAAAAAAATATTAATACCATTCATTATTTTGTTTGGCCTCTATTATATTTTTTTCTTTTCCCATATTGCAGAAAGCTTGAAACTTGTCTTTAAAGTCATTCCAATGCTTTTAATCATTATTTTAGCGGCTACTCCAAAAAATTTAGGCATTAAAAAATATCAACTACTGATTGTCATCGGACTTGTGTTTTGTATGGTCGGTGATTATACGCTCCAGTGGTTTCTAGTTGGGCTAACAAGTTTCTTAATCGGACATATTTTTTATATCCTTGCCTTCTCTTCTACGAATGAACGACAAGTACCCACTTGGGCGAAGATTGTATTACTTGTTTATGGAGGAAGCATGGCTGTGTGGATTGTAGGTACAGTGTTTTCATCAGGAGAGGTCGTTCTTGGTTTCGCAGTAATTGCCTATATTTCGGTTATATTAACGATGGGTTGGACTGCAATTCGAACAGGTTCCACTCTTGCAACAATTGGAGCTATGCTATTTATCGCATCAGATTCCTATTTAGCTATTGATAAATTTGTTATGCCTTTACCATTTTCACACGAGTTTATTATGCTGACATATTATAGCGCCCAAATACTTATTGCGTTAAGCATCCTTCAATATTCCGAAATCCGAAGTAAAGTGTTACAATAA